Genomic window (Paenibacillus sp. PK3_47):
GCCAATTCCTCGGAAGGATCATTACCCTTCATTGCTGCAAAGATGCCGTCCTTTTTAGTGAAAGGCAGGCAAAATTCATTCAGCAGCGATAGACGGGCTACAGCGCGGGCGGTTACGACATCATAAGCATCCCGATGGGCAAAAACCCTGGATACATCCTCTGCCCGTCCATGGATCAACTGTACATCCTTTAACCCAAGCGTATCGCAAATATGCTGTAGAAAGGAAATCCTCTTGCTGAGCGAATCAACAATCATCAGCTTCAAATGGGGAAAACAAATTTTCAGGGGGATCCCCGGAAAACCAGCTCCCGAACCGATATCTGCCAAGCTGCTCACTTCATTCATATTTATATAGAAGGAAAGTGAAAGAGAGTCATAAAAATGCTTCATATATACTTGATCACGTTCCGTGATTCCGGTCAGGTTCATTTTTTCGTTCCAGGACACCAGCTCCTGAAAATACAGCCCGAACTGTTCCAGCTGCTTCGCTGAAAGCTCGATCCCTTGTTCTTTTAATAAATCAATGAACTGTGCTGCAGTGTTGTCCATAGTTATCCTCTCGCCGCCGTTACCCGGTTATAGTGCTCCAGATATACAAGCAGAATTGAAATATCAGCCGGTGTTACACCTGCGATCCGGGAAGCCTGGCCTATAGAAATCGGAGCGATTTGGGTCAGCTTCTGCCGTGCCTCCATGGCTAATCCGTGAATCTCGTTATAGTCGATATCATCCGGAATCTTCTTCTTCTCCATCTTTTGCAGTTTCTCTACATGCTGAAGCTGCTTCTCGATATAACCGGCGTATTTGATCTGAATTTCGACCTGCTCCTTCATCTCTTCATCCAGTTCTTCCGGAGACGGTGACACTTGATCCACGAAGCTGTAAGCAACCTCAGGACGGCGCATCAGGACAAGCAGATTACTTCCATCCACGATTGGAGCCGAATCGAATCCGGCCAATGCTTCATTAACTTCATTTGGCTTAATCTTTGTTTCTTGAAGACGGGCAATTTCGCGGTCTACCCGTTCTTTTTTATCCAGGAAGGCATCATAACGCTGCTGCGGTATCAGCCCGATTTCATAACCAATAGGAGTCAGACGCAGGTCAGCATTATCATGGCGCAGCAGCAAACGGTATTCAGCGCGTGAAGTAAGCAGACGGTAGGGCTCATTGGTTCCTTTAGTCACCAGATCATCGATCAGTACACCGATATAGCCCTGGGAACGGTCC
Coding sequences:
- the rsmG gene encoding 16S rRNA (guanine(527)-N(7))-methyltransferase RsmG — translated: MDNTAAQFIDLLKEQGIELSAKQLEQFGLYFQELVSWNEKMNLTGITERDQVYMKHFYDSLSLSFYINMNEVSSLADIGSGAGFPGIPLKICFPHLKLMIVDSLSKRISFLQHICDTLGLKDVQLIHGRAEDVSRVFAHRDAYDVVTARAVARLSLLNEFCLPFTKKDGIFAAMKGNDPSEELAEAKRSLKELRAELQKVESFSLPVEESSRHIVMIRKTGATPAKYPRKAGIPAKSPLI